In one window of Episyrphus balteatus chromosome 3, idEpiBalt1.1, whole genome shotgun sequence DNA:
- the LOC129917033 gene encoding calcium/calmodulin-dependent protein kinase kinase 2 isoform X1: MDPLIETMDQKSIGNKKLTSGQNPNEQRSKLMHKIQNQEPISSIILSPTNAEVSPSSYDDCSLKNNHISEQNHHHCRSTTNYRENDKPINIEPQKQQKHDEIDDYDDNKDVIVVREFSSNNQNAIITTTISPESTTITEKMENLLIQGDIKSNNPNQINQCDNKKSEGSGNPIQIPSYSIAPNRTTTTSGVSTTSTTPTSCTDIILNCDISQPCHHLPQSSLPETIKPTTIPNVITRNIIASNGRELSNHHIGSGTEERKTVVLQRRQLPIIKAQSLDMSCDDYSVDQIHSHHHHFQNNHYVLHQNHNYRSHLHNQHLHNFHNFSSCNPTATSSLSGKAKQTINNKGSSLVNQQKQSEEEEALRHSKVIGNSSTEDADDEDYDEETTPSRRTPLAANLLRSHTLDEEGPAAHKNHHHHPRGSLDITSSAGLAVDSRTPSNHPKENNLAKGHLPSVQSLESRPIYPNVPYSPYASPYGSPRSHRRKTPLRESRRISIEQSGSFLQLNQYKLMDQIGQGSYGLVKLAYSEEDSTHYAMKILSKRRLLRKAGLMSRGPKRTTTSPLDRVYREIAVLKKLDHPNVVKLVEVLDDPLEDSLYLVFELVKQGEVLEIPTEKPLTEERAWSVFRDVVQGLEYLHYQRIIHADIKPGNLLLTECGHVKIADLGVCNEFFGEDATMNNGSTAGTPAFRAPETLFPGQHLYSGKAADIWALGATLYALVYGNVPFVASSVPFLYEKIKNEVLVIPDMPKVSCELIDLIEKMLTKDPGKRITLPQIKEHPWVTANGVNNLPTEDENCRLVQISEEDINSVVKSIPKLDTLILIKTMLKNHSFLNPFNRGISGRAPQRGGSRLERFTRAGRSNSAPGAYHLPIDRQLSGDNILPALSEHIVSSNCDISEDS, translated from the exons ATGGACCCATTAATCGAAACCATGGACCAAAAAAGCATAGGGAATAAGAAACTAACTAGCGGGCAAAATCCAAATGAACAACGCTCAAAACTAATGcacaaaattcaaaaccaagaaCCAATTAGTTCCATAATACTTTCCCCTACAAATGCAGAAGTGTCCCCATCATCATACGATGACTGCTCTCTAAAGAATAACCATATCTCAGAGCAAAATCATCATCATTGTCGATCCACAACTAACTACAGAGAAAACGATAAGCCAATCAATATCGAAcctcaaaaacaacaaaaacacgaTGAAATCGATGACTACGATGACAACAAAGATGTTATCGTTGTCAGAGAATTTAGTAGCAATAATCAAAATGCTATCATCACCACCACCATCAGTCCGGAATCGACAACCATAACCGAGAAAATGGAAAATCTGCTTATCCAAGGGGATATAAAGTCTAATAATCCGAACCAAATTAATCAGTGTGATAATAAGAAATCAGAAGGTAGTGGCAATCCAATTCAAATTCCATCATATTCCATCGCACCAAATCGAACCACCACCACCAGTGGCGTATCAACCACGTCAACCACTCCAACATCCTGCACTGACATAATACTCAATTGTGATATCTCTCAACCATGCCACCATCTTCCACAATCCTCATTACCCGAGACCATCAAGCCAACCACCATTCCAAATGTTATAACTCGCAACATAATTGCATCTAATGGCAGAGAATTGAGTAACCATCACATTGGCAGTGGGACAGAAGAAAGGAAAACTGTTGTACTACAACGTCGTCAGCTACCTATTATCAAGGCACAGTCCTTGGATATGTCATGTGACGATTATTCGGTTGACCAAATCCATTCCCACCACCACCACTTCCAGAACAACCATTATGTGTTACATCAAAACCACAACTACCGTTCCCACCTCCATAAtcagcatcttcataattttcacaatttttcatCATGCAACCCGACGGCCACTTCGTCGTTATCGGGCAAAGCAAAGCAAACAATTAATAATAAAGGTTCCTCTTTAGTTAACCAGCAAAAACAGTCTGAGGAGGAGGAAGCTTTACGTCATTCTAAAGTAATTGGTAACTCTTCCACGGAAGATGCTGACGATGAAGATTATGATGAAGAAACGACGCCATCGCGACGAACACCTTTAGCGGCAAATTTACTCAGAAGCCATACTTTGGATGAAGAAGGTCCTGCAGCACATAAAAATCATCATCACCATCCACGTGGAAGTCTTGATATAACTTCATCTGCTGGTCTAGCAGTTGATAGTCGAACTCCCTCCAATCATCCGAAAGAGAATAACCTTGCCAAAGGACATCTGCCAAGCGTACAATCATTAGAATCACGACCCATTTATCCAAATGTGCCATATAGCCCATATGCGAGTCCATACGGTAGTCCGCGGAGTCACCGACGAAAGACACCACTAAGAGAATCCCGCAGGATATCCATTGAACAATCGGGTAGTTTTCTGCAATTGAATCAATACAAACTTATGGATCAAATTGGACAG GGTTCATATGGTCTAGTCAAGTTGGCTTATTCTGAAGAAGATTCCACACATTATGCGATGAAGATTCTATCGAAACGTCGTCTTTTGCGCAAAGCTGGTCTTATGAGTCGTGGTCCTAAGAGAACCACAACATCACCGCTAGATAGAGTCTATCGAGAAATTGCTGTCTTAAAGAAACTCGATCATCCAAATGTTGTAAAGCTAGTTGAAGTTTTAGATGATCCATTGGAAGACTCTTTGTATCTTGTATTTGAACTTGTCAAGCAAGGGGAGGTTCTTGAGATTCCAACAGAAAAACCACTGACTGAAGAACGTGCATGGAGTGTATTTCGAGATGTTGTGCAGGGATTGGAATATT tGCATTATCAACGCATTATTCACGCTGACATCAAGCCAGGTAATTTGCTTCTAACCGAATGTGGACACGTTAAAATAGCCGACTTGGGGGTGTGCAATGAATTCTTTGGAGAGGATGCAACTATGAATAATGGCTCTACAGCTGGGACACCGGCATTCCGGGCACCGGAAACTCTATTTCCGGGACAG CACTTGTATAGTGGAAAGGCAGCTGATATTTGGGCATTGGGTGCAACGCTATACGCCTTAGTGTATGGCAATGTACCTTTTGTGGCAAGTTCGGTGCCGTttctatatgaaaaaattaaaaatgaggtTCTTGTTATACCTGATATGCCAAAAGTTAGCTGTGAGTTGATTGATCTTATTGAAAAAATGCTTACAAAGGATCCGGGAAAGAGGATAACGCTTCCACAAATTAAG GAACATCCATGGGTAACAGCAAATGGTGTCAACAATCTGCCAACAGAAGATGAAAACTGTCGTCTCGTACAAATAAGTGAGGAGGATATTAATAGTGTTGTTAAAAGCATTCCAAAACTAGACAcattaattttaatcaaaacaatgcTTAAAAATCACTCATTTTTGAATCCCTTCAATCGAGGAATATCCGGCCGTGCTCCACAACGAGGTGGATCCCGTTTGGAGAGATTTACCCGAGCAGGACGATCAAATTCTGCTCCCGGAGCATATCATTTGCCAATCGATAGACAACTCTCTGGTGACAATATTCTACCAGCTTTATCAGAACATATTGTCAGTTCGAATTGTGACATTTCAGAGGATTCCTAA
- the LOC129917033 gene encoding calcium/calmodulin-dependent protein kinase kinase 1 isoform X2 yields MDPLIETMDQKSIGNKKLTSGQNPNEQRSKLMHKIQNQEPISSIILSPTNAEVSPSSYDDCSLKNNHISEQNHHHCRSTTNYRENDKPINIEPQKQQKHDEIDDYDDNKDVIVVREFSSNNQNAIITTTISPESTTITEKMENLLIQGDIKSNNPNQINQCDNKKSEVNQQKQSEEEEALRHSKVIGNSSTEDADDEDYDEETTPSRRTPLAANLLRSHTLDEEGPAAHKNHHHHPRGSLDITSSAGLAVDSRTPSNHPKENNLAKGHLPSVQSLESRPIYPNVPYSPYASPYGSPRSHRRKTPLRESRRISIEQSGSFLQLNQYKLMDQIGQGSYGLVKLAYSEEDSTHYAMKILSKRRLLRKAGLMSRGPKRTTTSPLDRVYREIAVLKKLDHPNVVKLVEVLDDPLEDSLYLVFELVKQGEVLEIPTEKPLTEERAWSVFRDVVQGLEYLHYQRIIHADIKPGNLLLTECGHVKIADLGVCNEFFGEDATMNNGSTAGTPAFRAPETLFPGQHLYSGKAADIWALGATLYALVYGNVPFVASSVPFLYEKIKNEVLVIPDMPKVSCELIDLIEKMLTKDPGKRITLPQIKEHPWVTANGVNNLPTEDENCRLVQISEEDINSVVKSIPKLDTLILIKTMLKNHSFLNPFNRGISGRAPQRGGSRLERFTRAGRSNSAPGAYHLPIDRQLSGDNILPALSEHIVSSNCDISEDS; encoded by the exons ATGGACCCATTAATCGAAACCATGGACCAAAAAAGCATAGGGAATAAGAAACTAACTAGCGGGCAAAATCCAAATGAACAACGCTCAAAACTAATGcacaaaattcaaaaccaagaaCCAATTAGTTCCATAATACTTTCCCCTACAAATGCAGAAGTGTCCCCATCATCATACGATGACTGCTCTCTAAAGAATAACCATATCTCAGAGCAAAATCATCATCATTGTCGATCCACAACTAACTACAGAGAAAACGATAAGCCAATCAATATCGAAcctcaaaaacaacaaaaacacgaTGAAATCGATGACTACGATGACAACAAAGATGTTATCGTTGTCAGAGAATTTAGTAGCAATAATCAAAATGCTATCATCACCACCACCATCAGTCCGGAATCGACAACCATAACCGAGAAAATGGAAAATCTGCTTATCCAAGGGGATATAAAGTCTAATAATCCGAACCAAATTAATCAGTGTGATAATAAGAAATCAGAAG TTAACCAGCAAAAACAGTCTGAGGAGGAGGAAGCTTTACGTCATTCTAAAGTAATTGGTAACTCTTCCACGGAAGATGCTGACGATGAAGATTATGATGAAGAAACGACGCCATCGCGACGAACACCTTTAGCGGCAAATTTACTCAGAAGCCATACTTTGGATGAAGAAGGTCCTGCAGCACATAAAAATCATCATCACCATCCACGTGGAAGTCTTGATATAACTTCATCTGCTGGTCTAGCAGTTGATAGTCGAACTCCCTCCAATCATCCGAAAGAGAATAACCTTGCCAAAGGACATCTGCCAAGCGTACAATCATTAGAATCACGACCCATTTATCCAAATGTGCCATATAGCCCATATGCGAGTCCATACGGTAGTCCGCGGAGTCACCGACGAAAGACACCACTAAGAGAATCCCGCAGGATATCCATTGAACAATCGGGTAGTTTTCTGCAATTGAATCAATACAAACTTATGGATCAAATTGGACAG GGTTCATATGGTCTAGTCAAGTTGGCTTATTCTGAAGAAGATTCCACACATTATGCGATGAAGATTCTATCGAAACGTCGTCTTTTGCGCAAAGCTGGTCTTATGAGTCGTGGTCCTAAGAGAACCACAACATCACCGCTAGATAGAGTCTATCGAGAAATTGCTGTCTTAAAGAAACTCGATCATCCAAATGTTGTAAAGCTAGTTGAAGTTTTAGATGATCCATTGGAAGACTCTTTGTATCTTGTATTTGAACTTGTCAAGCAAGGGGAGGTTCTTGAGATTCCAACAGAAAAACCACTGACTGAAGAACGTGCATGGAGTGTATTTCGAGATGTTGTGCAGGGATTGGAATATT tGCATTATCAACGCATTATTCACGCTGACATCAAGCCAGGTAATTTGCTTCTAACCGAATGTGGACACGTTAAAATAGCCGACTTGGGGGTGTGCAATGAATTCTTTGGAGAGGATGCAACTATGAATAATGGCTCTACAGCTGGGACACCGGCATTCCGGGCACCGGAAACTCTATTTCCGGGACAG CACTTGTATAGTGGAAAGGCAGCTGATATTTGGGCATTGGGTGCAACGCTATACGCCTTAGTGTATGGCAATGTACCTTTTGTGGCAAGTTCGGTGCCGTttctatatgaaaaaattaaaaatgaggtTCTTGTTATACCTGATATGCCAAAAGTTAGCTGTGAGTTGATTGATCTTATTGAAAAAATGCTTACAAAGGATCCGGGAAAGAGGATAACGCTTCCACAAATTAAG GAACATCCATGGGTAACAGCAAATGGTGTCAACAATCTGCCAACAGAAGATGAAAACTGTCGTCTCGTACAAATAAGTGAGGAGGATATTAATAGTGTTGTTAAAAGCATTCCAAAACTAGACAcattaattttaatcaaaacaatgcTTAAAAATCACTCATTTTTGAATCCCTTCAATCGAGGAATATCCGGCCGTGCTCCACAACGAGGTGGATCCCGTTTGGAGAGATTTACCCGAGCAGGACGATCAAATTCTGCTCCCGGAGCATATCATTTGCCAATCGATAGACAACTCTCTGGTGACAATATTCTACCAGCTTTATCAGAACATATTGTCAGTTCGAATTGTGACATTTCAGAGGATTCCTAA